Proteins found in one Paraburkholderia caballeronis genomic segment:
- a CDS encoding sensor domain-containing diguanylate cyclase, which translates to MNRTLLRWTAGSVGIVAVVLVCWVIAGLVADRLVRQELEGALNSQRQMTRSVVGNMAEVIASDLSMSRAIPATMAETGVVQQALAQAAHYALNRYPTELARRTVLLKAPEFAEVNMLLHDAQGFSGLDAIWLVNTTGICVASSNASDRMSYIGIDMHTRAYLNDTLLGAFAEMYGVGNASGEPGIFVAAPVYSDGLLVGAVVAKVSIARLRHWVAHPGTFVSDNNGVIIMAHNSALEGLALPGSHVEDMNAIDRVNTYLRERFTEIALQPAAPSVRRVAPWVPRADAEQLVELPGQPTPALYESRGGLNSGLSAHLVDPVNSWPELLANHHRNRLLIFLTLAGTVALAAVISVSWVRERRLHRATRELAEQLQSANALLAAEARDDALTGALSRRYFLDLLRHEIDRAYEVGAPLCMAIADLDYFKQINDRFGHPAGDRALQHFIETCRTELRADDAVGRLGGEEFGILLPATTLTTGLTVVERLREQVRNRHCAELPADVILSVSIGITELAAKQDQPERLMSRADRALYAAKSAGRDRCEAVPPDGAVPPRTPENAW; encoded by the coding sequence ATGAACAGGACACTCTTGCGCTGGACCGCCGGATCCGTCGGGATCGTGGCCGTCGTGCTCGTGTGCTGGGTTATCGCCGGCCTCGTGGCCGACCGGCTGGTCCGTCAGGAACTCGAAGGCGCCCTCAACTCGCAGCGGCAGATGACACGCTCGGTCGTCGGCAACATGGCCGAAGTGATCGCGAGCGACCTGTCGATGTCGCGTGCGATCCCCGCGACGATGGCCGAAACCGGCGTCGTCCAGCAGGCGCTCGCGCAAGCCGCGCATTATGCCCTGAACCGCTACCCGACGGAACTCGCGCGGCGCACCGTGCTGCTGAAGGCGCCCGAGTTCGCCGAGGTCAATATGCTGCTGCACGACGCGCAGGGTTTCTCCGGCCTCGACGCGATCTGGCTCGTGAACACGACCGGCATTTGCGTCGCGTCGAGCAACGCGAGCGACCGGATGTCGTACATCGGCATCGACATGCACACCCGCGCGTATCTGAACGACACGCTGCTCGGCGCGTTCGCGGAAATGTACGGCGTCGGCAATGCGAGCGGCGAGCCCGGCATCTTCGTCGCCGCGCCGGTGTACAGCGACGGGCTGCTGGTCGGCGCGGTGGTCGCGAAGGTCAGCATCGCGCGGCTGCGGCACTGGGTGGCGCACCCGGGCACGTTCGTGTCCGACAACAACGGCGTGATCATCATGGCGCACAACAGCGCGCTCGAAGGGCTCGCGCTGCCCGGCTCGCACGTCGAGGACATGAATGCGATCGACCGCGTGAACACCTACCTGCGCGAACGCTTCACGGAGATCGCGCTGCAGCCGGCCGCGCCGTCGGTGCGCCGGGTCGCGCCGTGGGTGCCGCGCGCGGACGCCGAGCAACTGGTCGAGCTGCCCGGCCAGCCGACGCCGGCGCTGTACGAATCGCGCGGCGGGCTGAATTCGGGGCTGTCCGCGCATCTCGTCGATCCGGTCAATTCGTGGCCCGAGTTGCTCGCGAACCATCACCGCAACCGGCTGCTGATCTTCCTGACGCTCGCCGGCACGGTGGCGCTCGCGGCGGTGATCTCGGTGTCGTGGGTGCGCGAGCGGCGGCTGCACCGCGCGACGCGCGAACTCGCGGAGCAGTTGCAGTCGGCGAACGCGCTGCTCGCCGCCGAGGCGCGCGACGATGCGCTGACCGGCGCGCTGTCGCGGCGCTATTTCCTCGACCTGCTGCGCCACGAGATCGACCGCGCGTACGAGGTCGGAGCGCCGCTGTGCATGGCGATCGCGGACCTCGACTACTTCAAGCAGATCAACGACCGCTTCGGCCACCCGGCCGGCGACCGCGCCTTGCAGCATTTCATCGAAACCTGCCGCACCGAACTGCGCGCGGACGACGCGGTTGGCCGGCTCGGCGGCGAGGAGTTCGGCATCCTGCTGCCGGCGACGACGCTCACGACCGGCCTCACGGTGGTCGAGCGGCTGCGCGAGCAGGTCCGGAACCGCCACTGCGCGGAACTGCCCGCCGACGTGATCCTGAGCGTCAGCATCGGGATCACCGAACTGGCCGCGAAGCAGGATCAGCCGGAGCGGCTGATGAGCCGCGCGGACCGCGCGCTGTACGCCGCGAAGTCAGCCGGGCGCGACCGCTGCGAAGCGGTGCCGCCAGACGGCGCGGTGCCGCCGCGCACGCCCGAAAACGCCTGGTAA
- a CDS encoding double-stranded DNA-specific endonuclease → MKGNLVIVCRDQDADAFDHLMVEYGAFQTRLSSTAWYLKLDVAPELIQEEILARIGKYTTHYIFEADTVTYNTVDSEAASTLDSLFSA, encoded by the coding sequence ATGAAGGGAAATCTGGTCATCGTCTGCCGCGATCAGGACGCTGACGCGTTCGACCATCTGATGGTCGAGTACGGCGCGTTCCAGACGCGCCTGTCATCGACCGCGTGGTATCTGAAGCTCGATGTCGCGCCCGAGCTGATCCAGGAAGAGATCCTCGCCCGCATCGGCAAATACACGACGCATTACATCTTCGAAGCCGACACCGTCACGTACAACACCGTCGACAGCGAGGCCGCGTCCACCCTCGATTCGCTGTTCTCGGCCTGA
- a CDS encoding ATP-binding protein, with the protein MRRPVDSLFGRLALLFVGVLLISHVAWFALMRLERSQMQARYAVEEATFLVDAVRQHVARSPDQPLPSRVQLVEPTSSDVPVNGEETPQPLRRFADDVRDRMPPGTDVRVGPPGRPPTLWVRSPADSRWIVVPVQPIRIMRPLDRLVPWFVIIFSAALIAALVAAWQLQQPLRSLALAVTRFGRGLPVPPVPERGPRELRLLTLGFNQMVREVERTGNDRAVMLAGVAHDLKTPLARLRLRAEMMDDAKMRDGVVRDVDSMTHIVDQFLVFAHDGADRSEPVEVDEQCERVVRSYRAVAGDAAALQTRLEAGPGFRLPAATLERVLSNLLDNAQAYGAPPVVIETARAPGGFMLTVRDHGGGIAAQDLINASRPFVRLDPARGGNGHSGLGLAIVERLVRRAGGASEIGNDPAGGLCVRMTFPLDVVQRKAVEAAHAW; encoded by the coding sequence ATGCGCCGGCCGGTTGACTCGCTGTTCGGGCGGCTCGCGCTGCTGTTCGTCGGCGTCCTGCTGATCTCGCACGTCGCATGGTTCGCGCTGATGCGCCTTGAGCGCAGCCAGATGCAGGCGCGTTACGCGGTCGAGGAGGCGACCTTCCTCGTCGATGCGGTGCGCCAGCACGTCGCGCGCTCGCCGGACCAGCCGCTGCCGTCGCGCGTGCAACTCGTCGAGCCGACGAGTTCTGACGTGCCGGTCAACGGCGAGGAGACGCCGCAGCCGCTGCGCCGTTTCGCGGACGACGTGCGCGACCGGATGCCGCCCGGCACCGACGTGCGCGTCGGGCCGCCGGGCCGTCCGCCGACGCTCTGGGTGCGCAGCCCCGCGGACAGCCGCTGGATCGTCGTGCCGGTTCAGCCGATCCGGATCATGCGGCCGCTCGACAGGCTGGTGCCGTGGTTCGTCATCATCTTCTCGGCGGCGCTGATCGCGGCGCTGGTCGCCGCGTGGCAGCTTCAGCAGCCGCTGCGCTCGCTCGCGCTGGCGGTCACGCGCTTCGGCCGCGGACTGCCGGTGCCGCCGGTGCCGGAGCGCGGGCCGCGCGAACTGCGCCTGCTCACGCTCGGCTTCAACCAGATGGTGCGCGAGGTCGAGCGCACCGGGAACGACCGCGCGGTGATGCTGGCCGGCGTCGCGCACGACCTGAAGACGCCGCTCGCGCGGCTGCGGCTGCGCGCGGAGATGATGGACGACGCGAAGATGCGCGACGGCGTCGTGCGCGACGTGGATTCGATGACGCACATCGTCGATCAATTCCTCGTGTTCGCGCACGACGGCGCGGACCGCAGCGAGCCGGTCGAGGTCGACGAGCAGTGCGAGCGCGTCGTGCGCAGCTACCGGGCGGTCGCCGGCGACGCGGCCGCGCTGCAGACCCGGCTCGAAGCCGGCCCCGGCTTCCGGCTGCCGGCCGCGACGCTCGAACGCGTGCTGTCGAACCTGCTCGACAATGCGCAGGCTTACGGCGCGCCGCCGGTCGTCATCGAGACCGCGCGGGCGCCGGGCGGTTTCATGCTGACGGTGCGCGACCACGGCGGCGGGATCGCCGCGCAGGACCTGATCAACGCGAGCCGGCCGTTCGTGCGGCTCGATCCGGCGCGCGGCGGCAACGGCCACAGTGGCCTCGGCCTCGCGATCGTCGAGCGGCTGGTGCGGCGCGCGGGCGGCGCGTCGGAGATCGGCAACGATCCGGCCGGCGGCCTGTGCGTGCGGATGACGTTCCCGCTCGACGTGGTGCAGCGCAAGGCGGTCGAAGCGGCGCACGCGTGGTGA
- a CDS encoding response regulator, with the protein MATQILVVDDDVELRDLLRDYLARQGMEVSVLHDAGSLERRLERERPDLIVLDLMMPGVDGLTALRKLRASGDDIPVIMLTARADDVDRIVGLELGADDYLGKPFNPRELLARVQAVLRRRRTMPSAAAPEQREPFSFGRFTLDFQSRTLQQEGKPILLSGSEFALLKIFVNHPMRTLTRERLLELLHGPEYDGTDRGIDVQVWRLRRILETDPSTPRFIQTVRGRGYVFVPDGEQNSHAPAG; encoded by the coding sequence ATGGCTACTCAAATCCTGGTCGTCGACGACGACGTCGAATTGCGCGACCTGCTGCGCGACTATCTGGCGCGGCAGGGCATGGAAGTGTCGGTGCTGCACGATGCCGGCTCGCTGGAGCGGCGGCTCGAACGCGAGCGCCCGGACCTGATCGTGCTCGACCTGATGATGCCGGGCGTCGACGGGCTCACCGCGCTGCGCAAGCTGCGCGCGTCCGGCGACGACATCCCGGTCATCATGCTGACCGCGCGCGCGGACGACGTGGACCGCATCGTCGGGCTCGAACTCGGCGCCGACGACTATCTCGGCAAGCCGTTCAACCCGCGCGAACTGCTCGCACGCGTGCAGGCGGTGTTGCGGCGGCGTCGCACGATGCCGTCGGCGGCCGCGCCCGAACAGCGCGAGCCGTTTTCGTTCGGCCGCTTCACGCTCGACTTCCAGTCGCGCACGCTGCAGCAGGAAGGCAAGCCGATCCTGCTGTCGGGCAGCGAATTCGCGCTGCTCAAGATCTTCGTCAATCATCCGATGCGCACGCTGACCCGCGAACGCCTGCTCGAACTGCTGCACGGCCCGGAATACGACGGCACCGACCGCGGCATCGACGTGCAGGTGTGGCGTCTGCGCCGCATCCTGGAAACCGATCCGTCGACGCCGCGTTTCATCCAGACGGTGCGCGGCCGCGGTTATGTGTTCGTACCGGACGGCGAGCAGAACTCCCATGCGCCGGCCGGTTGA
- a CDS encoding periplasmic heavy metal sensor, whose amino-acid sequence MYKKTSRFLAVAATSLALSIGAAHAQTPPKGGSGGPGGWHGHMMKEMQQLHAKLNLNADQEKQWQAALTTMKQNREAARANHKQMKEQFDSLKNQPILDLNALHAAHQRVEQQDAQLREQTSSAWLAFYNGLNDQQKTTVSNALKARFAKMEQRREKMREHWQQHRGAASAPAAQQ is encoded by the coding sequence ATGTACAAAAAGACCTCGCGCTTTCTCGCCGTTGCCGCCACCTCTCTCGCGCTGTCGATCGGCGCCGCGCATGCGCAGACGCCGCCGAAGGGTGGCTCCGGCGGCCCCGGCGGCTGGCACGGCCACATGATGAAGGAAATGCAGCAACTGCATGCGAAGCTGAACCTGAACGCGGATCAGGAAAAGCAGTGGCAGGCCGCGCTGACCACGATGAAGCAGAACCGCGAAGCTGCGCGCGCGAACCACAAGCAGATGAAGGAGCAGTTCGACTCGCTGAAGAACCAGCCGATCCTCGACCTGAACGCGCTGCACGCCGCGCACCAGCGCGTCGAGCAGCAGGACGCGCAGCTGCGCGAGCAGACCTCCAGCGCATGGCTCGCGTTCTACAACGGCCTGAACGACCAGCAGAAAACGACCGTCAGCAACGCGCTGAAGGCCCGCTTCGCGAAGATGGAACAGCGCCGCGAGAAGATGCGCGAACACTGGCAGCAGCATCGCGGCGCGGCGTCCGCGCCGGCCGCGCAGCAGTAA
- a CDS encoding pirin family protein, translated as MLAIRRADTRGHAHHGWLDTFHSFSFADYHDPSQMQYGALRVLNDDRIAGGRGFGAHGHRDMEIVTYVLDGALAHRDSMGNGSTIRPGDVQRMSAGTGVMHSEFNASRDDEVHLLQIWLLPVERGGAPGYEEKRFSDDDRRGRLRIIASPDGRDGSVTVRADASIHAALIDGDERVQYAVPAGRRVYVHVARGALDVNGEALRAGDAATIEAEDAVTLERGDRAEVLLFDVA; from the coding sequence ATGCTCGCCATTCGTCGCGCCGACACGCGCGGCCATGCCCATCACGGCTGGCTCGACACGTTCCACAGCTTTTCGTTTGCCGACTATCACGATCCGTCGCAGATGCAGTACGGCGCGCTGCGCGTGCTGAACGACGACCGGATCGCGGGCGGCCGCGGCTTCGGTGCGCACGGCCATCGCGACATGGAGATCGTCACGTACGTGCTCGACGGCGCGCTCGCGCATCGCGACAGCATGGGCAACGGCTCGACGATCCGCCCGGGCGACGTGCAGCGGATGAGCGCCGGGACCGGCGTGATGCACAGCGAGTTCAACGCGTCGCGCGACGACGAAGTCCATCTGCTGCAGATCTGGCTGTTGCCGGTCGAGCGCGGCGGCGCGCCGGGCTACGAGGAAAAGCGTTTCAGCGACGACGACAGGCGCGGGCGGCTGCGGATCATCGCGTCGCCGGACGGCCGCGACGGCTCGGTGACGGTGCGCGCGGACGCGTCGATCCATGCGGCGTTGATCGACGGCGACGAGCGCGTGCAATACGCGGTGCCGGCGGGGCGGCGCGTGTATGTGCACGTCGCGCGCGGCGCGCTGGATGTCAACGGCGAGGCGCTGCGCGCGGGCGACGCGGCGACGATCGAGGCCGAGGACGCGGTGACGCTCGAACGCGGCGACCGCGCGGAAGTGCTGCTGTTCGACGTCGCGTGA
- a CDS encoding ABC transporter substrate-binding protein — protein MKKFALCVALAMLATGAAAKDWKTVRIGVDASYPPFESKAPDGRIVGFDVDLTKALCERMNMKCVWVEQDLDGIIPALKARKFDAIVSSLTVTGQRRRQIDFSDRMFDAPARMIAKAGSPLLPTPASLKGKRVGVEQGSTQESYAKAHWEPAGVAVVSYQNQDQVYADLISGRLDATLQDEAQADFGFLKTPRGQGFAWAGPEVEDPKTIGEGTAIGLRNEDGDLKAKFNAALASIHQDGTFDRIAKRYFDFDIYKGK, from the coding sequence ATGAAGAAGTTCGCATTGTGCGTGGCGCTCGCGATGCTCGCGACCGGCGCCGCCGCAAAGGATTGGAAAACCGTGCGCATCGGCGTCGATGCCAGTTACCCGCCGTTCGAGTCGAAGGCGCCGGACGGCCGGATCGTCGGCTTCGACGTCGATCTGACGAAGGCGCTGTGCGAACGGATGAACATGAAGTGCGTGTGGGTCGAGCAGGATCTGGATGGCATCATCCCGGCGCTGAAGGCCCGCAAGTTCGACGCGATCGTGTCGTCGCTGACCGTCACCGGCCAGCGCCGCCGTCAGATCGACTTCTCGGACCGGATGTTCGACGCGCCCGCGCGGATGATCGCGAAGGCCGGCTCGCCGCTGCTGCCGACGCCCGCGTCGCTGAAGGGCAAACGCGTCGGCGTCGAGCAGGGCTCGACCCAGGAGAGCTACGCGAAGGCGCACTGGGAGCCGGCCGGCGTGGCCGTCGTGTCGTACCAGAACCAGGACCAGGTGTACGCGGACCTGATCTCGGGCCGCCTCGACGCCACTTTGCAGGACGAGGCGCAGGCGGACTTCGGCTTCCTGAAGACGCCGCGCGGCCAAGGTTTCGCGTGGGCCGGCCCGGAAGTCGAGGACCCGAAGACGATCGGCGAAGGCACCGCGATCGGCCTGCGCAACGAAGACGGAGACCTGAAGGCGAAGTTCAACGCGGCGCTCGCATCGATCCACCAGGACGGCACGTTCGACCGGATCGCGAAACGCTACTTCGACTTCGACATTTATAAAGGCAAATAA
- a CDS encoding ABC transporter permease, with protein sequence MLLQGYGPLILAGTWQTVKLAVLSLALSFALGLIGAAAKLSKNRFSNGAGTVYTTLIRGVPDLVLMLLLFYSIQIWLNDLTDLLGWDQIDIDPFVAGVIVLGFIYGAYFTETFRGAFLAVPRGQLEAGHAYGMTNWQVFTRIMFPQMMRFALPGIGNNWQVLVKSTALVSIIGLADIVKATQDAGKGTLQFFFFTLLAGAIYLVITTVSNFVLIYLDRRYSTGVRKADL encoded by the coding sequence ATGCTTCTTCAAGGCTACGGCCCGCTGATCCTCGCCGGCACCTGGCAGACCGTCAAGCTCGCGGTGCTGTCGCTCGCGCTGTCGTTCGCGCTCGGGCTGATCGGCGCGGCGGCGAAGCTGTCGAAAAACCGCTTCAGCAACGGCGCCGGCACCGTGTACACGACGCTGATCCGCGGCGTGCCCGACCTCGTGCTGATGCTGCTGCTGTTCTACAGCATCCAGATCTGGCTGAACGACCTGACCGACCTGCTCGGCTGGGACCAGATCGACATCGACCCGTTCGTCGCCGGCGTGATCGTGCTCGGCTTCATCTACGGCGCGTACTTCACCGAGACGTTCCGCGGCGCGTTCCTCGCGGTGCCGCGCGGCCAGCTCGAAGCGGGCCACGCGTACGGGATGACCAACTGGCAGGTGTTCACGCGAATCATGTTCCCGCAGATGATGCGCTTCGCGCTGCCCGGCATCGGCAACAACTGGCAGGTGCTGGTGAAGTCGACCGCGCTGGTGTCGATCATCGGCCTCGCGGACATCGTGAAGGCGACCCAGGACGCCGGCAAGGGCACGCTGCAGTTCTTCTTCTTCACGCTGCTGGCCGGCGCGATCTATCTGGTCATCACGACGGTGTCGAACTTCGTGCTGATCTATCTCGACCGGCGCTACTCGACCGGCGTGCGCAAGGCGGATCTCTAA
- a CDS encoding ABC transporter permease, whose amino-acid sequence MIQLIQQYWRNYLYTDGYHFTGVAITLWLLVVSIGLGFCLSVPLAVARVSKKKWLSGLVWLYTYIFRGTPLYVQLLIAYTGLYSLEIIRNHELTSAFFRSGMNCTLLAFTLNTCAYTTEIFAGAIKATPYGEIEAARAYGMSPFTLYRRVILPSALRRALPYYSNEVILMLHATTVAFTATVPDILKIARDVNSATYQSFGAFGIAAILYLFISFTLVWLFRCAERRWLAYLRPLGK is encoded by the coding sequence CTGATCCAGCTGATCCAGCAATACTGGCGCAACTATCTGTACACCGACGGCTACCACTTCACCGGCGTCGCGATCACGCTGTGGCTGCTCGTGGTGTCGATCGGCCTCGGCTTCTGCCTGTCGGTGCCGCTCGCGGTCGCGCGGGTGTCGAAGAAGAAGTGGTTATCCGGCCTCGTGTGGCTGTACACGTACATCTTCCGCGGCACCCCGCTCTACGTGCAGTTGCTGATCGCGTACACCGGGCTCTACAGCCTGGAGATCATCCGCAATCACGAACTGACCAGCGCGTTTTTCCGCAGCGGCATGAACTGCACGCTGCTCGCGTTCACGCTGAACACCTGCGCGTACACGACCGAAATCTTCGCCGGCGCGATCAAGGCGACGCCGTACGGCGAGATCGAGGCCGCGCGCGCATACGGGATGTCGCCGTTCACGCTGTACCGGCGCGTGATCCTGCCGTCCGCGCTGCGCCGCGCGCTGCCGTACTACAGCAACGAAGTCATCCTGATGCTGCACGCGACGACCGTCGCGTTCACCGCGACCGTGCCGGACATCCTGAAGATCGCGCGCGACGTGAACTCCGCGACGTATCAGTCGTTCGGCGCGTTCGGCATCGCGGCCATCCTTTACCTGTTCATTTCTTTCACGCTCGTGTGGCTGTTCCGCTGCGCGGAGCGCCGCTGGCTCGCGTATCTGCGGCCGCTCGGCAAGTGA
- a CDS encoding ABC transporter ATP-binding protein, translating into MNSQKQKLFVDSLHKQYGDHEVLKGVSLRANAGDVISVIGSSGSGKSTMLRCINFLEQPNSGRIFVDGEEVRTLSDVRSGALRVADPKQLQRVRTKLAMVFQHFNLWAHMTVLENVIEAPVHVLGIPRREAEDRARTYLEKVGLAPRVEKQYPSHLSGGQQQRVAIARALAMHPDVMLFDEPTSALDPELVGEVLKVMQTLAEEGRTMIVVTHEMAFARNVSNHVMFLHQGRVEEEGNPADVFGNPRSERLRQFLSGSLK; encoded by the coding sequence ATGAATTCGCAGAAGCAGAAACTTTTCGTCGACTCCCTGCACAAGCAGTACGGCGACCACGAAGTGCTCAAGGGCGTGTCGCTGCGGGCCAACGCCGGCGACGTGATCAGCGTGATCGGCTCGTCCGGCTCCGGCAAGAGCACGATGCTGCGTTGCATCAACTTCCTGGAGCAGCCGAATTCGGGGCGCATCTTCGTCGACGGCGAAGAGGTTCGCACGCTGTCCGACGTCCGTTCAGGCGCGCTGCGCGTCGCCGATCCGAAGCAGTTGCAGCGGGTGCGCACCAAGCTCGCGATGGTGTTCCAGCACTTCAACCTGTGGGCGCACATGACGGTGCTGGAGAACGTGATCGAGGCGCCGGTGCATGTGCTCGGCATCCCGCGCCGCGAAGCCGAGGACCGCGCGCGCACCTACCTCGAAAAGGTCGGCCTCGCGCCGCGCGTCGAGAAGCAGTATCCGTCGCACCTGTCGGGCGGCCAGCAGCAGCGCGTCGCGATCGCGCGCGCGCTCGCGATGCATCCGGACGTGATGCTGTTCGACGAGCCGACGTCCGCGCTCGATCCCGAACTCGTCGGCGAAGTGCTGAAGGTGATGCAGACGCTCGCCGAGGAAGGCCGCACGATGATCGTCGTCACGCACGAGATGGCGTTCGCGCGCAACGTGTCGAATCACGTGATGTTCCTGCATCAGGGACGCGTCGAGGAAGAAGGCAATCCGGCCGACGTGTTCGGCAATCCGCGCAGCGAGCGGCTCCGCCAGTTCCTGTCCGGCAGCCTCAAATAA
- a CDS encoding porin produces the protein MKKALLAAALMSAGVIAHAQSSVTLYGRLDAGLEYINGLPTGVGPNGQATGSSHHFAAESGDWGTSLWGLKGVEDLGGGNKAVFQLEGSFNTMSGQGPGGGGLFNRWATVGLANDSYGTLLLGRELFIANGVWDFDPFGQSNWSSASLVRGRNWSQSSNNISYQSPKFYGFDVYGQYSLSNSTNWNGNGTTPQGRQGGLQLTYTSSLFQVRGIYDEIRNPSNGLLGGAYDPNDGSTILGGNGNGNGVYAYSREYSALLNVFLGPFKVQGAYQAIRSSGMTGALPGQPTTLDHFWGGVTWQATPAAAAIAAVYHVNGNNGAGNATIYTIGGSYNLSKRTLLDIQIATVQNSKGANYGLNANNFGDASSTGNPLPGHSQTGVYAGIQHSF, from the coding sequence ATGAAGAAAGCTTTGCTCGCCGCGGCATTGATGTCGGCCGGCGTAATCGCGCATGCGCAGAGCAGCGTGACGCTGTACGGCCGCCTCGATGCCGGCCTGGAGTACATCAACGGCTTGCCGACCGGCGTCGGTCCGAACGGCCAGGCGACCGGCAGCTCGCACCACTTCGCGGCCGAGAGCGGCGACTGGGGCACCAGCCTGTGGGGCTTGAAGGGCGTCGAGGACCTGGGCGGCGGCAACAAGGCGGTCTTCCAGCTCGAAGGCAGCTTCAACACGATGTCGGGCCAGGGCCCGGGCGGCGGCGGTCTCTTCAATCGCTGGGCGACCGTGGGTCTCGCGAACGACAGCTACGGTACGCTGCTGCTGGGCCGCGAACTGTTCATCGCGAACGGCGTGTGGGACTTCGATCCGTTCGGCCAGTCGAACTGGTCGTCGGCGTCGCTGGTCCGCGGCCGCAACTGGTCGCAGTCGAGCAACAACATTTCGTACCAGTCGCCGAAGTTCTACGGCTTCGACGTGTACGGCCAGTACTCGCTGTCGAACTCGACCAACTGGAACGGCAACGGCACGACGCCGCAAGGCCGCCAGGGCGGTCTGCAACTGACGTACACCAGCTCGCTGTTCCAGGTTCGCGGTATCTATGACGAAATCCGCAACCCGTCGAACGGCCTGCTCGGCGGCGCCTACGATCCGAACGACGGCAGCACGATCCTCGGCGGCAACGGCAACGGCAATGGCGTGTACGCGTATTCGCGCGAATACTCCGCGTTGCTCAACGTGTTCCTCGGACCGTTCAAGGTGCAGGGCGCGTATCAGGCGATCCGTTCGTCGGGCATGACGGGCGCGCTGCCCGGCCAGCCGACCACGCTCGACCACTTCTGGGGCGGCGTGACGTGGCAGGCAACGCCGGCGGCCGCGGCGATCGCGGCCGTTTATCACGTGAACGGCAACAACGGGGCGGGTAATGCGACGATCTACACGATCGGCGGCTCGTACAACCTGTCGAAGCGCACGCTGCTCGACATCCAGATCGCGACCGTGCAGAACAGCAAGGGCGCGAACTACGGCCTGAACGCGAACAACTTCGGCGACGCCTCCTCGACGGGCAACCCGCTGCCGGGTCACAGCCAGACGGGCGTTTATGCCGGTATCCAGCACTCGTTCTAA
- a CDS encoding P-II family nitrogen regulator, giving the protein MKRITAVIKPFKLDEVREALAEVGLTGLTVTEVKGFGRQKGHTELYRGAEYVVDFLPKVKIEVVVASDQADQVIDAIIGAARTGKIGDGKIFVTDVERVIRIRTGEENEAAV; this is encoded by the coding sequence ATGAAACGCATTACTGCCGTGATCAAACCCTTCAAGCTGGACGAAGTGCGCGAGGCGCTCGCGGAAGTCGGCCTCACCGGGCTGACGGTCACCGAAGTGAAGGGCTTCGGCCGCCAGAAGGGCCACACCGAGCTGTATCGGGGCGCCGAATACGTGGTCGATTTCCTGCCGAAGGTGAAGATCGAAGTGGTGGTCGCGAGCGATCAGGCCGACCAGGTGATCGACGCGATCATCGGCGCGGCGCGCACCGGCAAGATCGGCGACGGCAAGATTTTCGTGACCGACGTGGAGCGGGTGATCCGCATCCGCACCGGCGAAGAGAACGAAGCCGCGGTGTAA